The following are encoded together in the Proteiniphilum saccharofermentans genome:
- a CDS encoding Gfo/Idh/MocA family protein: MNRRNFIRSASILSTLTVLKPEIVFATNNNSAVRIGLVGCGNRAAGILGSMSENANIRVVALADLFEDKLEQGIAFANTLNQKRNYAPVGKNNTYSGHDAYLRLLENKDVDAVIIASPGYSHPQMLEDTVAAGKHVYCEKPMAIDADGCQQIIKTARNIGNRLSAFDGFQVKFATPYAEMGKRIKRGDIGEIVTVQLYYFSSGAPIIPHEGMSYDEMRIRNHYHFHEISGGCYLDQAIHMIDTCNWILDTTPIYAIGDGTKKGSPDFGNAWTNYQVIYKYPGDINVSVHSAKFGKVFGDVCARFIGTEGIAEAHYSGGVFINGTHKWDSGIVRSAAELTPESIAQGASSSSLDDADPNKGKAFIDSIITGKYLNQLESGCNSTLTAILGREAASKQEKVTWDELVYTPHRIDPNLDLKQFTGK; the protein is encoded by the coding sequence ATGAACAGAAGAAATTTTATCAGGAGCGCCTCCATACTCTCCACGCTGACTGTTTTAAAGCCTGAAATAGTTTTTGCCACAAACAACAATTCCGCGGTAAGGATCGGATTAGTGGGATGCGGCAACCGTGCTGCAGGTATTCTTGGAAGTATGTCGGAAAATGCCAATATCCGTGTCGTTGCGTTGGCCGATCTTTTTGAAGACAAATTAGAGCAAGGTATTGCTTTTGCCAATACGCTCAATCAGAAAAGGAATTATGCTCCAGTCGGGAAAAACAACACCTACTCCGGCCATGACGCGTACCTCAGATTATTGGAGAACAAGGATGTGGATGCAGTCATTATCGCCTCCCCGGGTTATTCACATCCACAGATGCTGGAAGATACGGTTGCCGCCGGGAAACATGTCTATTGTGAGAAACCGATGGCCATAGATGCCGACGGCTGCCAACAGATTATAAAAACAGCGCGAAATATAGGGAATCGTCTTTCGGCATTCGACGGCTTCCAGGTCAAGTTCGCCACTCCCTATGCTGAGATGGGCAAAAGAATAAAAAGAGGGGATATCGGGGAGATCGTCACGGTACAGTTATATTATTTCTCATCGGGTGCGCCCATCATTCCACATGAAGGGATGTCATACGACGAAATGCGTATCCGTAACCACTATCATTTCCATGAAATATCAGGCGGCTGCTATCTGGACCAGGCCATCCACATGATCGACACCTGTAACTGGATATTGGATACTACTCCAATATATGCCATAGGGGACGGCACCAAAAAAGGGAGCCCCGATTTCGGGAATGCATGGACGAATTACCAGGTGATCTATAAATATCCGGGCGACATAAACGTGTCGGTACATTCTGCAAAATTCGGGAAAGTCTTCGGGGATGTATGCGCCCGGTTCATTGGCACGGAAGGTATTGCAGAAGCCCACTACAGTGGCGGCGTTTTCATTAATGGCACACACAAATGGGATTCGGGAATCGTACGTTCTGCAGCAGAGCTCACACCGGAATCGATCGCCCAAGGAGCGAGCTCCTCTTCACTCGACGATGCTGACCCCAATAAGGGAAAAGCATTTATCGACAGTATTATCACCGGGAAATATCTCAACCAGTTGGAATCGGGTTGTAACTCCACCCTCACGGCTATCCTGGGAAGAGAAGCTGCTTCGAAACAAGAGAAAGTGACATGGGATGAACTGGTTTACACCCCACATAGAATTGACCCGAATCTGGACTTAAAACAATTTACAGGAAAGTGA
- a CDS encoding tyrosine-type recombinase/integrase, producing MATIRVKLRISTVPGKAGSIYYQVIHRRQHVQLTSSIKLYSHEWDTQNARVRINGEKVSFLLAAQRAINADLAVLHDIISRKEAFGVPYDVADIAFAFRALIPAEEDFFLYMEKRIGRLEEENAHGTALNYRRAYRSFAAFLGKQYLPFPACTEILISEYEQWLRQRKIKRNSSSFYMRVLRAVYNSAVSDGLVPAGNPFRKVYTGIDTTRKRAVDKQIIKQLKKLDLTEIPVLAYARDLFLVSLYLRGMAFVDMAYLQKSDIQHGVATYIRRKTGIRLSIKVEPCLQEIIDRYQEKTIHTPYVLPIITSTDEKQAYREYQNALSYYNKQLKRLSEMLGYDIPLSSYTPRHTWATTARDSNIPLSVISAGMGHSSENITRIYLSSLDNSVIDKANHKIISVFN from the coding sequence ATGGCAACAATTCGTGTAAAATTAAGAATATCGACCGTACCGGGCAAAGCCGGGTCGATTTATTATCAGGTTATTCATCGCAGACAGCATGTCCAACTGACATCTTCCATAAAACTATATTCTCATGAATGGGATACACAGAATGCACGTGTCCGTATTAACGGAGAAAAAGTCTCTTTTCTGTTGGCCGCACAAAGGGCAATAAATGCCGATCTGGCCGTTCTTCATGACATCATTTCCCGGAAAGAGGCCTTCGGCGTTCCTTATGATGTAGCCGATATCGCTTTTGCGTTCCGCGCGCTTATACCTGCCGAAGAAGATTTTTTCTTATACATGGAAAAACGTATAGGCAGATTAGAAGAGGAAAATGCTCATGGAACGGCACTTAATTACCGGCGGGCATATCGTAGTTTTGCGGCATTCCTGGGCAAACAATATTTACCATTTCCCGCATGTACCGAAATACTCATCAGTGAATATGAACAATGGCTCCGTCAGCGTAAAATAAAACGGAACAGCAGCTCATTTTATATGCGTGTCCTGCGTGCGGTTTATAATTCGGCTGTGTCCGACGGATTGGTCCCGGCCGGGAATCCTTTCCGGAAAGTATACACGGGTATAGATACCACTCGTAAACGGGCAGTGGACAAACAAATCATCAAACAGTTAAAAAAACTGGACCTGACAGAAATCCCGGTTTTGGCTTATGCCCGCGATCTCTTTTTAGTCAGTCTCTATTTGCGGGGAATGGCGTTCGTGGATATGGCCTATTTGCAAAAATCCGATATCCAGCATGGAGTTGCAACTTACATCCGGAGAAAAACCGGAATACGGCTAAGTATCAAGGTGGAACCTTGTCTACAGGAGATCATAGACCGCTACCAGGAAAAGACAATCCATACACCGTATGTTTTGCCCATTATTACGAGTACCGATGAAAAGCAGGCGTACCGTGAATATCAAAACGCTTTGAGTTATTATAATAAACAATTGAAACGGTTGTCTGAAATGTTGGGATATGACATTCCTCTTTCGTCATATACACCGCGTCATACCTGGGCAACAACAGCACGTGACAGCAATATTCCTTTATCGGTTATCAGCGCGGGGATGGGACATTCTTCCGAAAATATAACACGAATTTATCTTTCATCCTTGGATAATTCGGTCATAGACAAAGCAAACCATAAAATAATCTCTGTGTTCAATTGA
- the thrS gene encoding threonine--tRNA ligase, producing MIKITFPDGSVREYEKGVTGIEIANSISPRLAQEVLAASVDGETWDLTRPIGHDASVRLLKWEDEEGKHAYWHSSAHLMAEALQILYPGIKFGIGPAIENGFYYDVDPGEGVSIKESDFPAIEKKMMELIAAREDIVRKSISKTDAVSMFSDRDENYKVELINELEDGTITTYTQGSFTDLCRGPHLPNTSYIKAVKILSAAGAYWRGDEKRPQLTRLYGITFPKKKMLDEYLVMLEEAKKRDHRKIGKDLQLFHFSQTVGSGLPLWLPKGTQLRLRLEDFLKKIQREFDYEQVITPHIGHKQLYVTSGHYAKYGKDSFQPIKTPEEGEEFLLKPMNCPHHCEIYKAFPRSYKDLPLRLAEFGTVYRYEQSGELHGLTRVRGFTQDDAHIFCTPDQVKDEFLKVMDIIFIIFNALDFANFEAQISLRDPDDKEKYIGSDENWEKAERAIIEACEEKGLKTKVELGEAAFYGPKLDFMVKDALGRRWQLGTIQVDYNLPERFELEYTGADNQKHRPVMIHRAPFGSMERFVAVLIEHTAGKFPLWLTPTQVVVLPVSEKFNDYAFDVVKELKKFDIRAEVDDRNEKVGRKIRDNELKRIPYLLIVGEKEVENEEVSVRKQGGEDKGSVKLSTFAEEISREVEEMMNRGN from the coding sequence ATGATAAAGATTACTTTTCCCGACGGATCGGTAAGGGAATATGAAAAAGGAGTGACAGGAATAGAGATTGCAAACAGTATCAGCCCGCGGCTGGCACAGGAAGTGCTTGCCGCGAGTGTGGATGGTGAGACATGGGATCTGACAAGACCGATTGGACACGACGCCTCTGTCCGGTTACTGAAATGGGAAGATGAAGAGGGTAAACATGCCTATTGGCACTCGTCTGCCCACCTGATGGCGGAAGCACTGCAGATACTCTATCCCGGCATAAAATTCGGTATAGGCCCCGCCATAGAAAACGGGTTTTACTACGATGTGGATCCGGGTGAAGGAGTGAGTATCAAAGAGTCCGACTTCCCGGCCATCGAGAAGAAGATGATGGAACTGATCGCCGCCAGGGAAGATATCGTACGAAAGAGTATCTCCAAAACCGATGCTGTCAGTATGTTTTCCGACCGGGATGAAAATTACAAGGTAGAGCTGATCAACGAACTGGAAGACGGCACTATCACCACATACACCCAGGGAAGTTTTACCGACTTGTGTCGTGGGCCTCACCTTCCCAATACCTCCTATATCAAGGCGGTAAAGATATTATCTGCTGCCGGCGCTTACTGGCGCGGCGATGAGAAACGTCCCCAGTTGACACGGCTCTATGGCATTACCTTCCCCAAGAAAAAAATGCTGGATGAATATCTGGTGATGCTGGAAGAAGCCAAGAAACGTGATCACCGTAAGATTGGCAAGGATCTCCAATTATTCCATTTCTCACAGACCGTGGGATCGGGACTTCCTTTGTGGTTACCCAAGGGTACCCAACTGCGTCTTCGCCTGGAAGACTTCCTGAAGAAAATACAACGCGAGTTCGATTACGAGCAGGTGATCACGCCCCATATCGGACATAAACAGCTCTATGTGACATCAGGGCACTATGCCAAGTATGGCAAGGATTCGTTCCAGCCGATCAAAACTCCTGAAGAGGGGGAGGAATTCCTGTTGAAACCGATGAACTGCCCGCATCACTGCGAGATCTATAAAGCTTTTCCCCGTTCCTATAAAGACCTGCCGTTGCGGTTGGCGGAATTCGGGACGGTGTATCGCTACGAGCAGAGCGGTGAATTGCACGGGCTGACCCGCGTGCGGGGCTTTACGCAGGATGATGCGCATATCTTCTGTACGCCCGATCAGGTGAAAGATGAATTCCTGAAAGTGATGGATATCATCTTCATCATCTTCAACGCATTGGACTTCGCTAACTTCGAAGCGCAGATATCGCTTCGTGACCCCGACGATAAGGAAAAATATATCGGTTCGGATGAAAACTGGGAAAAAGCAGAACGGGCCATTATAGAAGCATGTGAAGAGAAAGGATTGAAAACAAAAGTGGAATTGGGTGAGGCTGCCTTCTACGGCCCCAAACTCGATTTTATGGTGAAAGACGCGTTGGGGCGCCGTTGGCAGTTAGGTACCATTCAGGTGGATTATAACCTGCCGGAGCGGTTCGAACTGGAATACACCGGCGCCGACAACCAAAAGCATCGTCCCGTGATGATCCATCGTGCGCCATTTGGATCGATGGAACGCTTTGTGGCGGTATTGATCGAGCATACTGCCGGTAAGTTCCCGCTGTGGCTCACTCCTACCCAGGTAGTAGTGCTCCCGGTCAGCGAGAAATTCAACGATTATGCCTTCGACGTGGTGAAGGAGTTGAAGAAATTCGATATCCGTGCCGAGGTAGACGACCGTAACGAAAAGGTGGGTCGTAAGATTCGTGACAATGAATTAAAGCGTATCCCTTATTTGCTGATTGTAGGCGAGAAAGAGGTGGAAAATGAAGAAGTTTCGGTAAGAAAACAGGGTGGGGAAGACAAAGGTTCGGTAAAATTGAGTACATTTGCCGAAGAAATTTCCCGTGAAGTGGAAGAAATGATGAATCGTGGAAATTAA
- a CDS encoding tetratricopeptide repeat protein: protein MKKTIIAAFILLASLTTSAQVNTDRVMMIGKNALYFEDYVLAIQYFNQVITAKPYLADPYYFRAVAKFMLDDFQGAEEDASNCLVRNPYYTAAYQLRGAARQNQEKYEEAATDYQRSLEFYPEDRLTLVNMGIVNIELKQYDIAEKFFDVLLRRFPDYTPGYLARSHMYIQMEDTTKAMADLNTAIEKDPYTAQTFAARGLLHFQQGDYNSSLADLDEAIRLDPYFEGNYINRGLVKYHLNDLRGAMADYDRVIEMDENNLIARFNRGLLRAQVADNNRAIRDFDKVIELDPENTIAYLNRAMLHNEVGDKAGALSDLNVVLEEHPDFFTGYYMRSQLKRELNDLRGSEQDYMIARAEESKARKVATADPEPFKQARERSESKDTREQADRDIEKFNLLVVADKGESENTKYQRQSRGRVQNISAPIEPEPRFVLTYYERDFEVRRPVYYSETMDQANSELGLSWLLKMTNRDAPLNELQVQTHFRSIDNYSARIDREPGDASLYFGRGMDFMLVQDYENALKDMRRAIEMNPKMLVAHFAWAVIRSKQVEYDRLQSDPIMMDRSTGIDLPGSAGSSGISGKPRLPDISTKSIEYEEILREYEAIIRLNPNFMYAYYNRAEIFSLEKDYRAAIADYTKAIELEPQFAEAYFNRGISRLSIGETRDGLDDLRKAGELGIVQSYSIIKRMQ from the coding sequence ATGAAGAAAACGATCATTGCTGCCTTTATTTTGCTCGCATCGCTCACGACATCGGCACAGGTCAATACCGACCGTGTGATGATGATCGGGAAGAATGCGCTATATTTTGAAGATTACGTGCTGGCCATACAGTATTTTAACCAGGTAATCACAGCAAAGCCTTATCTGGCCGATCCCTATTATTTCAGGGCAGTAGCTAAGTTCATGCTCGATGATTTCCAGGGAGCGGAAGAAGATGCAAGTAACTGCCTGGTGCGTAATCCCTACTATACGGCTGCTTATCAGTTGCGGGGTGCTGCACGCCAGAATCAGGAAAAATATGAGGAAGCTGCCACGGATTACCAGAGAAGCCTTGAATTTTATCCCGAAGACAGGCTTACACTGGTCAATATGGGTATCGTTAATATTGAACTGAAGCAATATGATATTGCAGAGAAGTTTTTTGATGTGCTTTTACGACGTTTCCCGGATTATACCCCAGGATACCTTGCCCGTTCACACATGTATATCCAGATGGAGGATACCACGAAGGCGATGGCCGACCTGAATACAGCGATAGAGAAGGATCCATATACTGCACAGACCTTTGCAGCCCGTGGATTGCTTCATTTTCAACAGGGAGACTATAATAGTTCTCTTGCCGATCTGGATGAAGCGATCAGGTTAGATCCCTATTTTGAAGGAAATTATATCAACCGGGGATTGGTGAAGTATCATCTGAATGATCTGCGTGGAGCGATGGCTGATTACGACAGGGTGATAGAAATGGATGAAAACAACCTTATTGCCCGTTTTAACAGAGGTCTTCTGCGTGCACAGGTTGCCGATAATAACAGGGCGATACGTGATTTCGACAAGGTGATCGAGCTGGATCCGGAAAATACTATCGCTTACCTGAACAGGGCGATGCTGCACAACGAGGTGGGTGATAAGGCCGGCGCCTTGAGCGACCTCAATGTCGTGCTGGAAGAGCATCCCGATTTCTTTACCGGTTATTATATGCGTTCGCAGTTGAAGCGTGAGCTGAATGACTTGCGGGGATCTGAGCAAGATTATATGATTGCGAGGGCCGAAGAGTCTAAAGCCCGTAAGGTGGCAACCGCGGATCCTGAACCTTTCAAACAGGCAAGGGAAAGGTCGGAAAGTAAAGATACCCGTGAGCAGGCCGACCGCGATATTGAGAAGTTCAATCTCTTGGTGGTAGCCGACAAGGGAGAATCGGAAAACACAAAATACCAGCGTCAGAGCAGGGGAAGAGTGCAAAATATCAGTGCTCCTATCGAGCCGGAACCGCGGTTCGTGCTGACTTACTATGAACGTGATTTTGAAGTACGCCGTCCCGTATATTACTCCGAAACAATGGATCAGGCAAATAGTGAGCTTGGATTAAGTTGGTTGCTGAAGATGACAAACAGGGATGCGCCGTTGAATGAACTTCAGGTACAGACGCACTTCCGTTCAATCGATAACTATTCCGCCAGGATCGACAGGGAGCCGGGCGATGCTTCGCTCTATTTCGGGCGGGGAATGGATTTTATGTTGGTGCAGGATTATGAGAATGCCTTGAAAGATATGAGGCGGGCTATTGAGATGAACCCAAAAATGTTGGTCGCCCATTTTGCGTGGGCTGTAATCCGTTCCAAGCAGGTGGAATATGACCGCCTGCAAAGCGATCCGATCATGATGGACAGAAGTACAGGGATTGATCTCCCCGGATCTGCCGGCAGCAGTGGTATATCCGGTAAACCCAGATTACCGGATATCTCTACCAAATCGATTGAATATGAGGAGATACTCAGGGAGTATGAGGCGATTATCCGCCTGAATCCCAATTTTATGTATGCTTATTACAACCGTGCCGAGATTTTCAGTCTTGAGAAAGACTACCGTGCAGCTATTGCTGACTACACCAAAGCGATTGAACTGGAACCTCAATTTGCTGAAGCCTACTTCAACCGGGGTATATCGCGTCTGTCCATTGGTGAAACACGTGACGGGCTTGATGATCTTCGTAAAGCCGGTGAACTGGGGATTGTGCAATCGTATAGTATCATCAAGCGGATGCAATAA
- a CDS encoding transposase family protein, whose translation MTTSDILERILLPINDLWCVDNVQINEEEKSVYVHLSYKFDFVEIDGRDYPIYDYRHERNWRHLDLWQYKTYLTARIPRYKIGGEIRSVDVSWADTGERLTTLLEKKR comes from the coding sequence ATGACAACAAGCGATATATTAGAAAGAATCTTACTGCCTATCAATGATTTATGGTGTGTAGACAATGTTCAAATAAATGAAGAAGAAAAATCTGTTTATGTTCACCTATCATATAAGTTTGATTTTGTAGAAATTGACGGAAGAGATTACCCCATTTACGATTATCGTCATGAGCGTAATTGGCGTCATTTGGATTTATGGCAATACAAGACCTATTTAACTGCACGTATTCCGCGCTATAAAATAGGCGGTGAAATCCGTTCCGTTGACGTTAGCTGGGCAGATACAGGTGAACGTCTGACGACTTTACTTGAAAAAAAACGATAG
- the tsaE gene encoding tRNA (adenosine(37)-N6)-threonylcarbamoyltransferase complex ATPase subunit type 1 TsaE: MRIEIKSLEALQPAAREFIGQMGDHTVFAFYGGMGAGKTTFIKAVCQALGVKETVASPTFAIINEYRGGDGEPIYHFDFYRIHKLEEVFDFGYEDYLYSGYTCFIEWPELVEQVLPENAVKLSVRETDSGSRIIESIS; the protein is encoded by the coding sequence ATGCGAATCGAAATAAAAAGTTTAGAGGCACTTCAACCGGCGGCACGGGAATTTATCGGTCAAATGGGTGATCATACTGTTTTTGCCTTTTACGGGGGTATGGGAGCCGGAAAGACTACTTTTATCAAGGCGGTCTGTCAGGCGCTTGGCGTAAAAGAGACTGTTGCCAGCCCCACGTTCGCCATTATCAATGAGTACAGGGGAGGCGACGGGGAACCTATTTATCATTTTGACTTCTACCGGATCCATAAACTTGAAGAGGTATTCGATTTTGGTTACGAAGATTATCTCTACAGCGGTTATACTTGTTTTATCGAATGGCCGGAACTCGTGGAACAGGTATTACCGGAGAATGCCGTCAAGCTATCGGTACGGGAAACCGATAGCGGAAGCCGGATAATAGAGAGTATTTCCTGA
- a CDS encoding WecB/TagA/CpsF family glycosyltransferase has product MTHKKVSLNGVELHPFNSEEALLDYADLYKGILVAINAEKILHATDETRAIINRNVGYCDGAGAQLALRQKGYTDACKIPGCELWLKIVQRFYLEKSFYLVGTTQQIIEETVTKLKKDFPAIQIKGFRNGYIKTEEEKVILIEDIMVKKPDVVFVAMGSPKQELLMEEMQRCHSAIYQGLGGSLDVYTGHVERAPRWWIDHNLEFAYRLIKQPKRIGRQIHLIRYAYWLATRKL; this is encoded by the coding sequence GTGACACACAAAAAAGTATCATTAAACGGAGTTGAGTTGCATCCTTTCAATTCCGAAGAAGCGTTGTTGGACTATGCGGATTTATATAAAGGTATCCTCGTAGCGATAAATGCCGAAAAGATCCTTCATGCGACGGACGAAACAAGGGCGATCATTAACCGGAATGTCGGCTATTGCGATGGTGCCGGTGCCCAATTGGCCTTACGACAAAAAGGATACACGGATGCCTGTAAAATCCCGGGATGCGAATTATGGTTGAAGATCGTACAACGGTTTTATCTTGAGAAATCTTTCTACTTAGTGGGAACTACACAGCAAATAATCGAAGAAACGGTTACAAAACTGAAGAAAGACTTTCCGGCGATTCAGATCAAAGGGTTCCGGAACGGATATATTAAGACGGAAGAGGAAAAAGTGATCCTGATAGAGGATATTATGGTAAAAAAGCCGGATGTGGTATTTGTTGCGATGGGATCTCCCAAACAGGAACTCTTGATGGAAGAGATGCAAAGATGTCATTCAGCCATTTATCAGGGGCTGGGAGGTAGTCTGGACGTCTATACGGGACATGTGGAACGTGCACCCCGCTGGTGGATTGACCACAATCTGGAATTTGCTTATCGCCTTATAAAACAACCGAAGCGTATAGGCCGTCAGATTCATCTGATCCGGTATGCGTATTGGTTGGCAACAAGAAAATTATAA
- the infC gene encoding translation initiation factor IF-3: MRKDSKEQHRINERIRVPEVRLVGDNVQEGIYPTREALRIAEQQELDLVEIAPTAKPPVCRVIDYQKFVYQQKKKLKEQKAKSVKVTVKEIRFGPQTDDHDYNFKLKHAMNFLNEGSKVKAFVFFKGRSILFKEQGEVLLLRFANDLEEYAKVEYMPIMEGKRMSIMLSPKKAAPGAKKENKGEE, from the coding sequence ATGAGAAAAGACTCAAAAGAGCAACATCGGATCAATGAGCGTATCCGGGTACCGGAAGTCCGGTTAGTAGGAGACAATGTGCAGGAAGGCATCTATCCCACGAGGGAGGCTTTAAGAATTGCGGAACAGCAGGAGTTAGACCTTGTCGAAATAGCTCCTACGGCAAAGCCGCCTGTCTGCAGGGTAATCGATTACCAGAAATTTGTATACCAGCAAAAGAAAAAGTTAAAGGAACAGAAGGCTAAATCGGTAAAGGTGACGGTGAAAGAGATCCGTTTCGGCCCCCAGACCGATGATCACGACTACAACTTTAAACTGAAACACGCCATGAACTTTCTGAACGAAGGTTCAAAAGTGAAGGCATTTGTATTTTTTAAAGGGCGCTCTATCCTGTTCAAAGAGCAGGGAGAAGTATTGTTGTTACGTTTCGCCAACGATCTGGAAGAGTATGCCAAGGTAGAATATATGCCTATCATGGAAGGTAAGCGTATGTCAATCATGCTCTCCCCTAAAAAGGCGGCACCCGGTGCCAAAAAAGAAAACAAAGGGGAAGAATAA
- a CDS encoding ISL3 family transposase — translation MSLTKSQSRTAKLLSLSHSQVSRIMHRSVSRGLERRDKSDIYPHLSIDEKATKKGHHYLSILSDERAGVVIEVVSGRTKKSVDDLCVKLSQKQRKSVKTVCTDMWDAYIYGANKYFKEAKLCHDNFHLVGYLNKAVDKVRKREVKTNDALKKSKYLFLKDKMNFTNKQYIAFEAISNANYEVSRAWRVKENFRDIAFRQNRLDALAIYSFWRLDAQRANIKEMNEVVEMFDRHQNGIVNAIETGASNARAERLNSSIQEIKTIARGYRNDDNFRVAILFFHGNLDMYP, via the coding sequence TTGTCTCTGACAAAAAGTCAAAGCCGCACAGCTAAACTTTTGTCATTGAGCCACTCACAAGTAAGCCGGATAATGCACCGCAGCGTATCTCGAGGGCTGGAACGTCGAGACAAAAGCGACATTTATCCACACCTGAGCATTGACGAGAAAGCAACCAAAAAAGGACATCACTATTTAAGCATCTTATCCGATGAGCGCGCCGGAGTAGTTATTGAGGTTGTATCGGGACGAACCAAAAAAAGCGTAGATGATTTATGCGTAAAACTTTCTCAAAAGCAGCGCAAATCCGTCAAGACCGTATGCACGGATATGTGGGATGCTTATATCTATGGCGCAAATAAGTATTTTAAGGAAGCTAAACTCTGTCATGACAACTTCCATTTGGTGGGCTATTTGAATAAAGCGGTAGATAAAGTTCGCAAGAGAGAAGTTAAAACAAACGATGCCTTAAAGAAGAGCAAGTATCTGTTTTTGAAGGATAAAATGAACTTTACCAATAAACAGTATATTGCTTTCGAGGCTATATCAAATGCCAATTATGAGGTTTCGAGAGCTTGGAGAGTAAAGGAAAATTTTAGAGACATCGCATTTCGCCAAAACCGGCTGGATGCCCTTGCCATATATTCCTTTTGGCGGCTGGATGCCCAAAGGGCGAATATTAAAGAAATGAATGAGGTAGTCGAGATGTTTGACAGACATCAAAACGGCATTGTAAACGCAATAGAAACAGGTGCCTCAAATGCAAGAGCAGAAAGGTTAAACAGTTCAATACAAGAGATAAAAACAATTGCCAGAGGATATAGAAATGATGATAATTTTAGAGTAGCAATTTTGTTTTTCCATGGAAATCTTGATATGTATCCATAA